One Microplitis mediator isolate UGA2020A chromosome 3, iyMicMedi2.1, whole genome shotgun sequence DNA segment encodes these proteins:
- the LOC130664688 gene encoding myeloid differentiation primary response protein MyD88-A translates to MADVSAVPLVALSSESKFLLSTLLNPIKCIPTDDGYPRDWRGIADLFSFSGELIPAIASNPDPISFILDVVTKKNPKTVIKDLQIVLEKIERWDVVDDTQPVFVKDAEKYYERMERNETSAEITDNDIDSKMLTVDDLYRVKAGLSIQRYDAFLLSADEDTDFVEQVIEYLEQKHNLKLCIKDRDLISGITFEHTAIMKLISERCNRLIVVLSPNFIKSTANEFFLNYAQAIGIEQNHRKIIPCLYQPCELPPQLKYTLLLDYNRSKLYDFWGRLKDSVRTITNDTLKNDSVNMKGEDVKVNLPEVPSTSTCSLNSETTPTAAKETSTEITKTKSKSKLLSWTKKNLSPKPAPPTNLSSDDSQNDLIKKLPSLEGLDDLESPSISMEKTPKKVKKIKSIKACAKKIKSFVIKS, encoded by the exons atgGCAGATGTGTCAGCGGTACCACTCGTTGCATTGTCTtcagaatcaaaatttttattatctacaCTTTTAAATCCTATTAAATGTATTCCAACTGACGATGGATATCCaag AGATTGGCGAGGAATCGctgatttattttcatttagtGGTGAATTAATACCAGCGATAGCTTCAAATCCAGATCCAATATCATTTATTCTAGATGTtgtgactaaaaaaaatcctaaaactGTGATAAAAGATTTACAAATTgtattggaaaaaatagaACGTTGGGATGTTGTTGATGATACGCAGCCAGTAtttg TGAAAGATgctgaaaaatattatgagCGTATGGagagaaacgaaacgtctgcTGAAATAACTGATAATGATATTGACAGCAAAATGTTAACTGTCGATGATCTTTATAGAGTGAAAGCTGGTTTGTCAATCCAACGTTACGATGCATTTTTACTTTCTGCTGATGAGGATACTGATTTTGTTGAACaagttattgaatatttagaACAAAAACATAATCTGAAG ctTTGTATCAAAGACAGAGATTTAATAAGCGGAATAACATTTGAACATACGgcaataatgaaattaatatctGAACGCTGTAATAGATTAATTGTTGTATTGTCTccgaattttataaaaagtactgccaatgaattttttttaaattatgctCAAGCTATTGGTATag AACAAAATCATCGAAAAATAATACCATGTTTATACCAACCATGTGAATTACCTCCTCAATTGAAATATACTTTACTCCTTGATTACAACAGATCTAAACTGTATGACTTCTGGGGAAGACTAAAAGATTCTGTTAGAACAATAACTAACGATACTCTAAAAAA tgatTCAGTGAATATGAAAGGCGAAGACGTAAAAGTAAATCTACCCGAAGTTCCAAGTACTTCGACTTGTTCATTAAATTCCGAAACAACACCCACGGCAGCGAAAGAAACATCTACAGAAATTACAAAGACgaaatcaaaatcaaaattactgTCATGGacgaagaaaaatttaagcCCCAAACCGGCTCCGCCTACAAACTTATCATCTGATGACAGTCagaatgatttaattaaaaagctTCCTTCGTTAGAAGGCTTAGACGACTTAGAATCCCCATCAATTTCGATGGaaaaaactccaaaaaaagttaaaaaaatcaaaagtatAAAAGCTTgcgctaaaaaaataaaatcatttgtcaTTAAATCCTGA